Proteins from a genomic interval of Treponema succinifaciens DSM 2489:
- a CDS encoding ISAs1 family transposase has translation MFGLLSGIKDIEHIAEWAEEAEESIKGLVKFEFGPPSADTILRVFRNVNADKIEKVFIKWAHGIYEKVKIEPDRTIVAIDGKTMCGSNKVTGAKGIHIVSAWADELSLILGQVKTDEKSNEITAIPELLELIDIRGMIITIDAMGCQKKNLREN, from the coding sequence TTGTTCGGGCTGCTAAGCGGCATCAAGGACATTGAGCACATAGCTGAATGGGCGGAGGAAGCGGAAGAGTCCATCAAGGGGCTGGTGAAGTTTGAGTTCGGTCCGCCAAGTGCCGACACAATTCTCCGGGTTTTCAGAAATGTGAACGCAGATAAAATCGAGAAAGTTTTTATAAAGTGGGCTCATGGAATTTACGAGAAAGTAAAAATTGAACCGGACAGAACAATTGTTGCCATCGACGGAAAGACGATGTGCGGCTCAAACAAGGTCACGGGAGCAAAGGGAATTCACATTGTAAGTGCATGGGCAGATGAACTGTCCCTCATTCTTGGGCAGGTAAAGACAGATGAAAAGTCAAATGAAATCACTGCAATTCCTGAGCTTCTGGAACTGATTGATATAAGGGGAATGATAATCACAATCGATGCAATGGGCTGCCAGAAAAAAAATCTGCGAGAAAATTAA
- the fusA gene encoding elongation factor G, with product MGFDITKVRNIGISAHIDSGKTTTSERILFYCNKIHQIHEVHGKDGVGAVMDSMDLERERGITIQSAATQVNWKGTTINLIDTPGHVDFTVEVERSLRVLDGAILVLCAVAGVQSQSITVDRQLKRYHVPRIAFVNKCDRQGANPLRVCAQLRDKLGLNAYMVELPIGLEDKLQGVVDLIAMKAYYFEGHDGEEIRVAEIPAELVEQAKEKRAELLEAAAMFDDSLMEDLMEEKEDIPEEKIIAAIRKGTLEENFVAVFCGSAHMNKGIQPVLDGVVRYLPNPTEVHNYGLDLDKNEEQVELFNVENKPCVALAFKLDDGQYGQLTYVRIYQGKITKGDELYNTRAKKKFKVGRIVRMNSAEMEDINEGQPGDIIALFGVDCASGDTFCGGGLNIAMTSMFVPEPVISEAITPVNKQDAANMSKALNRFTKEDPTFQTYVDPESNQTIIKGMGELHLAVYVERMKREYKCEVTVSQPEVAYRESITQRADFNYTHKKQTGGSGQYGRVAGFMEPISEKDYEFVDAIKGGAIPNEYIPSCDKGFKKAMEKGSLIGAPVVGVRCTINDGQYHPVDSSDIAFQTAAIGAFREGYAKAKPAILEPIMKVQIAGPTEFQGNMFGLINQRRGVIIDSSDENGNSTVNAEVPLSEMFGFSTILRSSTQGKAEFTMEFEKYSKVPNAVADELIKAYAEKKKAGQAK from the coding sequence ATGGGTTTTGATATTACAAAAGTACGTAATATCGGTATCAGTGCGCACATTGACTCTGGTAAAACAACAACATCAGAACGTATCTTGTTCTACTGCAACAAGATTCACCAGATCCATGAAGTTCATGGCAAAGACGGTGTAGGCGCTGTAATGGATTCTATGGATTTGGAGCGCGAGCGTGGAATCACAATCCAGTCAGCAGCGACTCAGGTAAACTGGAAAGGCACAACAATCAACCTTATCGACACTCCAGGCCACGTAGACTTCACAGTTGAAGTTGAACGCTCACTCCGTGTTCTTGACGGAGCAATCCTTGTTCTTTGCGCTGTTGCAGGTGTTCAGTCTCAGTCTATCACAGTTGACCGCCAGCTCAAACGCTACCATGTTCCACGAATAGCTTTCGTAAATAAATGCGACCGTCAGGGTGCAAATCCGCTTCGTGTATGCGCACAGCTCCGCGACAAGCTCGGACTCAATGCATATATGGTGGAACTGCCAATCGGTCTTGAAGACAAGCTTCAGGGTGTTGTAGACCTTATCGCAATGAAGGCTTACTATTTTGAAGGACATGACGGTGAAGAAATCCGCGTTGCAGAGATTCCGGCTGAACTTGTAGAACAGGCAAAAGAAAAGAGAGCAGAACTTCTTGAAGCAGCCGCAATGTTTGATGACTCGCTCATGGAAGACCTCATGGAAGAAAAAGAAGACATTCCAGAAGAAAAGATTATCGCCGCAATCCGCAAAGGAACTCTTGAAGAAAACTTCGTAGCAGTATTCTGTGGTTCTGCGCACATGAACAAAGGTATCCAGCCAGTTCTTGACGGTGTTGTACGCTATCTTCCTAACCCGACTGAAGTTCACAACTACGGTCTTGACCTTGACAAGAATGAAGAGCAGGTTGAACTTTTCAATGTTGAAAACAAGCCTTGTGTCGCTCTCGCATTCAAGCTTGATGACGGTCAGTACGGTCAGCTTACTTATGTCCGCATCTATCAGGGAAAAATCACAAAAGGCGATGAGCTTTACAATACACGCGCAAAGAAAAAGTTCAAGGTTGGACGCATTGTCCGCATGAACTCAGCGGAAATGGAAGACATTAACGAAGGTCAGCCAGGCGACATTATCGCATTGTTCGGAGTTGACTGCGCATCAGGAGACACATTCTGCGGCGGCGGGCTCAACATTGCAATGACTTCTATGTTCGTTCCGGAACCTGTTATTTCAGAAGCAATCACTCCTGTAAACAAGCAGGATGCCGCAAATATGTCAAAGGCACTCAACCGCTTTACAAAAGAAGACCCTACATTCCAGACTTACGTTGACCCTGAATCAAATCAGACAATCATCAAGGGAATGGGCGAACTTCACCTTGCAGTTTATGTTGAGCGCATGAAACGTGAATACAAATGCGAAGTTACAGTTTCTCAGCCGGAAGTTGCATACCGCGAGTCTATCACACAGCGCGCTGACTTCAACTACACTCACAAAAAGCAGACTGGTGGTTCAGGACAGTACGGACGCGTTGCAGGATTTATGGAGCCAATTTCAGAAAAAGACTACGAGTTTGTTGACGCAATCAAAGGTGGAGCAATTCCAAACGAATACATTCCTTCTTGCGACAAAGGTTTCAAGAAAGCAATGGAAAAAGGCTCTCTCATCGGAGCACCAGTTGTTGGCGTAAGATGCACAATCAACGATGGTCAGTACCACCCGGTTGACTCTTCAGACATAGCATTCCAGACTGCTGCTATCGGCGCATTCCGTGAAGGCTACGCAAAGGCAAAACCGGCAATTCTTGAGCCAATCATGAAAGTTCAGATTGCAGGACCTACAGAATTCCAGGGAAATATGTTCGGACTTATCAACCAGAGACGCGGTGTTATCATCGATTCTTCTGATGAAAACGGAAACTCAACTGTAAACGCAGAAGTTCCTCTTTCTGAAATGTTCGGATTCTCAACAATTCTCCGCTCTTCTACACAGGGAAAAGCAGAATTCACAATGGAATTTGAAAAATACAGCAAAGTTCCAAATGCAGTTGCCGACGAGCTTATCAAGGCTTATGCAGAAAAGAAAAAGGCTGGACAGGCAAAATAA
- a CDS encoding ATPase domain-containing protein yields MAKQELYERSPIRIFDEAANGGLKAGELGLVTAKKGLGKTSVLVQFGMDTLLNGKQLVHVSFNQHSENVISWYDGIYNEISKKKAIANAADVKEQILRNRTILNFNQDNISLEKVVNTLNALKAGGTAVAGVVIDDVDFSKVKEADLQTVASYAKATKTKIWFSSTSAGDKLEDSAPKALLPYFSAVIHLSSKNSVTQLSILKMGKNTDIETTLKLDSKTLLITNNK; encoded by the coding sequence ATGGCAAAGCAGGAATTATATGAAAGAAGCCCGATCCGCATTTTTGACGAAGCGGCAAACGGAGGGCTCAAGGCTGGAGAACTAGGACTTGTTACAGCAAAAAAGGGACTTGGAAAAACCTCCGTGCTTGTTCAGTTCGGAATGGACACACTTCTTAACGGAAAGCAGCTTGTTCACGTTTCATTCAACCAGCACAGCGAAAACGTAATTTCTTGGTATGATGGAATCTACAACGAAATTTCAAAGAAAAAAGCAATCGCAAACGCCGCTGACGTAAAGGAGCAGATTCTTCGCAACAGAACAATTTTGAACTTCAATCAGGACAACATCAGTCTGGAAAAAGTTGTTAACACATTGAATGCGCTCAAGGCTGGCGGAACAGCAGTTGCAGGAGTTGTTATTGACGATGTTGATTTTTCAAAAGTAAAAGAAGCCGACTTGCAGACAGTCGCAAGCTACGCAAAGGCAACAAAGACAAAAATCTGGTTCAGCTCAACTTCAGCAGGCGACAAGCTTGAAGATTCAGCTCCAAAGGCACTTCTTCCATACTTCTCTGCTGTTATTCACCTTTCTTCAAAGAATTCTGTAACTCAGCTGAGCATTCTGAAAATGGGCAAGAACACGGATATTGAAACAACACTTAAGCTGGATTCAAAGACCCTGCTCATCACAAACAACAAGTAA